From Pseudomonas sp. LS1212, the proteins below share one genomic window:
- a CDS encoding DUF6502 family protein, which produces MQSPTLAASLLNALRHVMRPLVRLMLRKGVTYTVFADLLKDVFVDVADREFRLDDKPPSDSRISLLTGVHRKDVRRLRATTDIIASALPESVTLGAQLVNLWTNSMPFCKRSGRPRPLPRLASVGGDCSFDALVANVSKDIRARVVLDEWLRLGIVRVDEQDCVHLETQAFVPQKGFEEKTAYFSHNLHDHASAAVHNLTVEGSAFFERSVHYDMLAPASVDELREAVANEGMQVLLGFNRIAAELESHDVSSSEPRQRITVGLYFYTEPTAPIPPATNQP; this is translated from the coding sequence ATGCAATCGCCCACGCTAGCCGCCTCGCTACTGAACGCCCTGCGGCACGTCATGCGCCCCTTGGTACGGCTGATGCTCCGTAAGGGCGTCACCTATACAGTGTTCGCTGATCTGCTCAAGGATGTTTTTGTCGACGTGGCGGATCGCGAGTTCCGCCTCGATGACAAGCCGCCGAGCGACAGCCGCATCAGCCTGCTCACCGGCGTACACCGTAAGGATGTGCGACGTTTGCGGGCAACAACCGACATAATTGCCTCTGCGCTCCCCGAGAGCGTCACTTTGGGTGCACAACTGGTCAACCTCTGGACGAACAGCATGCCTTTCTGTAAGCGCTCCGGCCGGCCGCGGCCCCTGCCGCGCTTGGCCAGCGTCGGAGGCGACTGTTCCTTCGACGCCCTGGTGGCAAACGTCAGTAAGGACATCCGCGCGCGGGTGGTGCTGGACGAATGGCTGCGCCTGGGCATTGTCCGAGTCGACGAACAGGACTGCGTTCATCTCGAAACCCAAGCTTTCGTACCGCAGAAGGGGTTTGAGGAGAAAACCGCATACTTCAGCCATAACCTGCATGATCACGCCAGCGCAGCGGTGCATAACCTGACAGTGGAGGGGTCGGCTTTTTTCGAGCGCAGTGTCCATTACGACATGCTGGCCCCAGCCAGCGTCGACGAGCTGCGCGAGGCGGTCGCCAACGAAGGCATGCAGGTTCTGCTCGGTTTCAATCGGATCGCCGCCGAACTCGAAAGCCACGACGTCTCCAGCAGCGAGCCACGGCAACGTATCACCGTCGGTCTTTACTTCTACACTGAGCCCACCGCTCCCATACCGCCGGCGACCAACCAGCCATGA
- a CDS encoding DUF5666 domain-containing protein, producing MTIATGLVRAIVFSLGLSLAAPASVLAAPACVDPGGIGGTGAPRHEGGMGGTGAPQRNGGIGGTGAPLSQRPGGIGGTGEMAGAGHLDNGGLGGTGIVGTITGFASICINGVEVHFGDKVPVSENGLLSSSVQLAVGQVVAVEADTSRRGLEARRISILHAYEGPLTALPGASTPLRVMGQPVRLASGARVAEGLRPGEPVRVSGLRNAQGEVVATRIDRAPGLKDVSAIGPVDRAGTIQGLALSTRPPSTTEVLVRGHWTGHRLTVAQSRPDPSIPFAGRVRQAVIEGLVHGQRNGHLVISGFSVELERDTAFAGGQPADLARDRRVRVSGVFSGARAVRATRVEFPRELSETPSKGRHGQAGFAAEDADQGRDEADDDKSTRSRTETNDGLSRESRRENDDSRERIELRGESSSGDLERRERREIRDSGDRVETRERIEVFENGERVERIERIEKIEKPEKVEKPEKVERAEKVERPEKVERPEKVERPERPEKRD from the coding sequence ATGACCATTGCCACAGGCCTCGTTCGTGCCATTGTCTTCAGTCTCGGGCTGAGCCTCGCGGCTCCCGCCTCAGTGCTGGCAGCGCCAGCCTGTGTCGACCCGGGCGGTATCGGCGGCACCGGTGCGCCGCGGCACGAAGGCGGCATGGGCGGTACCGGCGCCCCTCAGCGCAACGGTGGCATCGGTGGCACAGGCGCACCTCTCAGTCAGCGCCCCGGTGGCATCGGTGGCACCGGCGAGATGGCCGGTGCTGGCCACCTTGACAACGGCGGACTCGGCGGCACCGGCATCGTCGGCACCATCACCGGTTTCGCCTCGATCTGTATTAACGGCGTGGAAGTGCACTTCGGCGACAAGGTGCCGGTCAGCGAGAATGGCCTCCTATCCAGCAGCGTGCAGCTGGCGGTGGGCCAGGTCGTCGCTGTGGAAGCCGACACCTCGCGCCGCGGCCTCGAGGCTCGGCGCATCTCGATCCTGCACGCCTACGAAGGACCGCTTACCGCCCTGCCGGGCGCCTCGACGCCTCTGCGGGTCATGGGCCAGCCGGTGCGCCTGGCCAGCGGTGCACGGGTGGCCGAAGGTCTACGTCCGGGCGAGCCGGTGCGGGTCAGCGGCCTACGCAATGCCCAGGGCGAGGTGGTGGCCACTCGCATCGACCGAGCGCCCGGCCTCAAAGACGTCAGCGCCATCGGCCCGGTCGACCGTGCCGGCACGATCCAGGGGCTTGCATTGAGCACGCGACCGCCGTCGACGACCGAGGTGCTAGTGCGCGGCCACTGGACCGGACACCGCCTGACCGTCGCCCAAAGCCGCCCCGACCCCAGCATTCCCTTCGCTGGCAGGGTACGCCAGGCGGTAATCGAAGGGTTGGTGCACGGACAGCGGAACGGGCATCTGGTCATCAGCGGGTTCAGTGTGGAGCTTGAGCGCGACACCGCCTTTGCCGGCGGCCAGCCAGCCGATCTGGCGCGGGATCGGCGCGTGCGGGTGAGCGGAGTGTTCAGCGGTGCGCGGGCGGTGCGAGCGACGCGGGTCGAGTTCCCTCGTGAACTCTCCGAGACACCGAGCAAGGGGCGCCATGGACAAGCTGGGTTCGCCGCCGAGGATGCTGACCAAGGTAGAGATGAAGCGGACGATGACAAGAGTACGCGTAGCCGCACGGAAACCAACGACGGCTTGAGCCGCGAAAGCCGTCGCGAGAACGATGACAGCCGGGAAAGAATCGAGCTGCGCGGCGAAAGCTCCAGCGGCGATCTCGAGCGGCGTGAGCGCCGCGAGATCCGTGACTCGGGTGATCGCGTGGAAACACGCGAGCGTATCGAAGTGTTCGAGAATGGTGAACGGGTGGAGCGGATCGAACGAATCGAGAAAATCGAGAAACCGGAGAAGGTCGAGAAACCAGAGAAAGTCGAGCGGGCTGAGAAGGTCGAACGACCGGAAAAAGTGGAACGGCCTGAGAAGGTCGAACGACCGGAGCGACCCGAGAAACGGGACTAA
- a CDS encoding transcriptional regulator KorA has product MQLRFTLEQWEQFSPAMRSMNVGTVQIARAVLVDGKRPIDVADELGESSQLVYAAVKRVREILERKALGLVPVLVWLPPEQAEQVKEMAKSYETPIQGQKKNQ; this is encoded by the coding sequence ATGCAACTCAGATTTACCCTCGAGCAATGGGAGCAATTTTCCCCCGCTATGCGCAGTATGAATGTAGGCACTGTGCAGATAGCCCGCGCGGTCCTCGTGGACGGTAAACGGCCGATTGATGTCGCAGACGAGCTGGGCGAGTCTTCGCAGTTGGTTTACGCCGCTGTCAAACGGGTGCGCGAAATTCTCGAACGTAAAGCACTCGGCCTGGTGCCGGTGCTGGTCTGGCTGCCGCCTGAGCAGGCCGAGCAGGTCAAGGAAATGGCGAAGAGCTACGAAACGCCTATTCAAGGGCAGAAAAAAAACCAATGA
- a CDS encoding copper chaperone PCu(A)C, whose translation MVIRILGIAALLACTVPSFAHEYKVGDLLIEHPWSRELPVDLPGGAAYFTVHNQGSQADRLVGVSSPRTQKCELHSQAPRMA comes from the coding sequence ATGGTTATTCGCATCCTGGGTATTGCCGCCCTGCTCGCTTGCACCGTGCCGAGTTTTGCCCATGAGTACAAGGTCGGCGATTTGCTGATCGAACACCCTTGGTCGCGGGAGTTACCGGTCGACCTTCCAGGGGGCGCCGCCTACTTCACCGTGCACAACCAGGGCAGCCAGGCCGACCGCCTGGTTGGGGTCAGCAGCCCTCGTACGCAGAAATGTGAGCTGCACTCTCAGGCCCCAAGAATGGCCTGA
- a CDS encoding copper chaperone PCu(A)C, with protein sequence MDMQQAPAMEIPAHGEVRFQPGGNHVMLSGQDKPLKAGEQFPLTLEFEKAGKVEVQIKVESADTQIGHNAHSGHQAAINGG encoded by the coding sequence ATGGATATGCAGCAGGCTCCTGCCATGGAGATTCCCGCTCATGGCGAGGTGAGATTCCAACCCGGCGGAAACCACGTGATGCTGTCCGGTCAGGACAAACCGCTGAAAGCCGGTGAGCAGTTCCCGCTGACTCTGGAGTTCGAGAAGGCCGGCAAGGTTGAAGTGCAAATCAAAGTCGAGTCAGCCGATACCCAGATAGGCCACAACGCCCATAGCGGCCACCAAGCGGCTATCAATGGCGGATAG
- a CDS encoding response regulator produces the protein MTNTVLVVEDEQILAQNLKAFLETRCLDVRVAHDGAKAISVAEGFAPEVVVLDFRLPDMEGFQVLEAVRRNRNCHFVLMTAHPSDQVYKRAEQLGISHILLKPFPLAELARVVCDLLGRESGARPGTQGEGFVERRQCRKESFPLQLYDGSWVLADRRRTVPTPPDPDDTQQLTGE, from the coding sequence TTGACAAACACAGTATTGGTAGTCGAGGACGAACAAATCCTTGCGCAAAACCTCAAGGCTTTCCTTGAGACCAGGTGCCTGGATGTCCGTGTGGCCCATGACGGTGCCAAAGCCATCAGCGTTGCCGAAGGTTTTGCACCCGAAGTCGTCGTACTGGATTTTCGCTTGCCCGACATGGAGGGGTTCCAGGTACTCGAAGCTGTCCGCCGCAACAGGAATTGCCATTTCGTACTGATGACCGCGCATCCGAGTGACCAGGTTTACAAGCGCGCAGAGCAATTGGGCATCAGCCACATCCTGTTGAAGCCCTTTCCATTGGCGGAACTGGCACGAGTGGTCTGTGACCTGCTGGGCAGGGAATCCGGGGCAAGGCCGGGCACACAAGGCGAAGGGTTCGTCGAGCGGCGTCAATGCAGGAAGGAGAGTTTCCCGCTGCAGCTGTATGACGGCAGTTGGGTATTGGCGGATCGTCGACGCACCGTGCCGACGCCTCCGGATCCCGACGACACGCAACAGCTTACCGGGGAATAG
- a CDS encoding SCO family protein, with protein sequence MKRLQWIALTLCCWALPTLAHEAAVPPAPAQPPSGTHDAQAYFTDTQLLDQNGQPLRFYSDVLKNRVVLLNVIFTHCNDACPLITRKLKEVRDALGEPLASQVYFISLTSDPQNDSPSVLKDFARKQGADNPNWLFLTGEQANIDLVLGRLGHLIPSPEQHSTQLIVGDVANKRWSKIRPDAPAAAIAQRLQLLTLPVVGR encoded by the coding sequence ATGAAGCGCCTTCAATGGATCGCCCTGACCCTGTGCTGCTGGGCCTTGCCGACGCTGGCACATGAGGCCGCAGTGCCGCCTGCACCGGCTCAGCCGCCAAGCGGAACCCACGACGCCCAGGCGTATTTTACCGACACTCAGCTGCTCGACCAGAATGGCCAGCCCCTGCGCTTTTACAGTGATGTACTGAAAAATCGCGTGGTGCTGCTCAATGTGATCTTCACCCACTGCAACGATGCCTGCCCGCTGATCACCCGTAAACTCAAGGAGGTACGCGACGCCCTGGGCGAGCCCCTGGCCAGCCAGGTGTATTTCATCTCCCTGACCAGCGACCCGCAAAACGACAGTCCGTCGGTGCTCAAAGACTTTGCCCGCAAGCAAGGTGCGGACAATCCCAATTGGCTGTTCCTGACCGGCGAACAGGCGAACATTGATCTGGTGCTGGGCCGTCTGGGCCACCTTATTCCAAGCCCCGAGCAACATTCGACGCAGCTTATCGTCGGTGACGTCGCCAATAAACGCTGGAGCAAGATCCGACCGGACGCACCGGCTGCGGCCATCGCCCAGCGCCTGCAATTGTTGACCCTGCCCGTGGTCGGGCGCTGA
- a CDS encoding SCO family protein, which translates to MKAMTASIALALFGLVGMGGQVQAHSMDEHAQHARQAADTRQEGTQVSFADVSLLDQNGKPVRLSQDLVRDRIVVMGFIYTSCTTVCPLVSSIMSKVQQQLGGRVGDDVQLVSISIDPQRDDPPRLLGYAKKFQSGPGWSWLTGSPQAINDTLKGLGTWTADYRNHPPLILVGDGRSDHWTRFYGFTDPALLVKRVQELGAARVHARHTAVAQGEQP; encoded by the coding sequence ATGAAAGCCATGACTGCGAGCATTGCCCTGGCACTTTTCGGCCTGGTGGGGATGGGCGGGCAGGTTCAGGCCCACTCGATGGACGAGCATGCCCAGCACGCCCGACAGGCAGCTGACACCCGGCAGGAGGGCACGCAGGTATCGTTTGCCGATGTGTCGTTGCTCGACCAGAACGGCAAGCCGGTGCGCCTGAGCCAGGATCTGGTCCGCGACCGGATCGTGGTGATGGGCTTCATCTACACCAGTTGCACCACGGTTTGCCCGTTGGTGTCATCGATCATGAGCAAAGTGCAACAGCAGCTCGGCGGGCGCGTTGGCGACGACGTGCAACTGGTCTCGATCAGCATCGATCCGCAACGCGACGACCCGCCACGCTTGCTTGGCTATGCGAAAAAATTCCAGAGCGGCCCCGGCTGGAGCTGGCTGACCGGCAGCCCCCAGGCGATCAACGATACCCTCAAGGGCCTGGGCACCTGGACTGCCGATTATCGCAATCATCCGCCGCTGATCCTGGTCGGCGATGGCCGCAGTGATCACTGGACCCGCTTTTACGGCTTCACCGACCCGGCGCTGCTGGTCAAGCGCGTGCAGGAACTGGGGGCTGCGCGCGTGCACGCCCGGCATACCGCCGTCGCACAGGGGGAGCAGCCATGA